From Sphingobium sp. RAC03, a single genomic window includes:
- a CDS encoding DUF2460 domain-containing protein — translation MAGLDYWLADARRGQETRFIKRFAPTHWTVNFPRPMMASVVTTAPDAVRVDAVFYGSGDLAGLIWDAVDGWSHPLLALETARDFRDCVLRFRWRSGGVRRLDETHGPTLTIEGRDASGVARAWYVRLWNYASGGPEDAEILLDFAALDGGYLLPDESDPVWAGDIDRMFISLVPPDYDAGATPFAGAQEGWAELTGMRCDGAGSVLVVGDVMLPEHGLGIATGYDDCFNQTPQRVVEAIHALGYRGAINHYVGMSHYFRLERVGEGLFVSLSGGALNAPCAAWHRDFAAQARRLGFDVIWSLSYELFDAHCWNDWKQRAGNGDPALTGWVPPSTLLSPAHVGAMGYLQAVALAFVSIGLAALLPIRFQVGEPWWWVMPADGRICLYDDAARAAFGGDPVAIPDVRGELDAAQCALLDQAGAVLAASTAALCAAVKAAVPEAVTHLLAYLPTILDPQAPEAKRANMPLGWAAPAFDVLQLEDYDWVTEGRPARTAQGVALATARLGYPVDEQHYLSGFVLMPEQAAQWREIVAAAQASVARGSAATFIWALPQICRDGLTLFRRDGEDAMQAFDDVVFPLGIGREASVSPAFSTQIVESPSGHERRSSDWADARLSFDAGPGVRSEADIATLIAFFRARRGAARGFRFADPYDDRSGAPGSVPGPLDQRLGMGDGVRTSFQLMRHYGVGAEAQGRIITRPVAGTIRVAADGVEMSSGWSHAGLGVIAFDAAPADGVLLTAGFRFDVPVRFAEDRIDINRATFAAGEAPSVPLVEIRE, via the coding sequence ATGGCGGGACTGGATTATTGGCTGGCGGATGCGCGGCGGGGGCAGGAGACGCGCTTTATCAAGCGGTTTGCGCCGACGCATTGGACCGTCAATTTCCCGCGCCCGATGATGGCGAGCGTGGTGACGACTGCGCCGGATGCTGTGCGGGTGGATGCGGTTTTCTATGGGTCGGGCGATCTGGCGGGCCTGATCTGGGACGCGGTGGATGGGTGGAGCCATCCGCTGCTGGCGCTTGAGACGGCACGGGATTTTCGCGACTGCGTGCTGCGCTTTCGCTGGCGCAGCGGGGGCGTGCGCAGGCTGGACGAGACGCATGGGCCGACGCTGACGATCGAGGGGCGGGACGCAAGCGGGGTGGCGCGGGCCTGGTATGTGCGCTTGTGGAATTATGCGAGCGGCGGGCCGGAAGATGCGGAGATACTGCTGGATTTTGCGGCTTTGGATGGTGGCTATCTGTTGCCTGACGAGAGCGATCCGGTGTGGGCGGGGGATATCGACCGGATGTTCATCTCGCTGGTGCCGCCCGATTATGATGCGGGGGCGACGCCCTTTGCCGGGGCGCAGGAGGGGTGGGCCGAACTGACCGGGATGCGGTGCGATGGCGCGGGGTCGGTGCTTGTCGTGGGCGATGTGATGCTGCCCGAACATGGGCTGGGAATCGCGACCGGCTATGATGATTGTTTCAACCAGACGCCGCAGCGGGTGGTCGAGGCGATCCATGCGCTGGGCTATCGCGGGGCGATCAACCATTATGTGGGCATGAGCCATTATTTCCGGCTCGAACGGGTGGGCGAGGGGCTGTTTGTCAGCCTGAGCGGGGGCGCGCTGAATGCGCCGTGCGCGGCGTGGCACCGGGATTTTGCGGCGCAGGCCAGGCGGCTGGGCTTCGATGTGATCTGGTCGCTATCCTATGAATTGTTCGATGCGCATTGCTGGAACGATTGGAAGCAGCGGGCGGGCAATGGCGACCCGGCGCTGACCGGGTGGGTGCCGCCATCGACATTGCTGTCGCCCGCGCATGTTGGGGCGATGGGTTATTTGCAGGCGGTGGCGCTGGCCTTTGTTTCCATAGGGTTGGCGGCGCTATTGCCGATCCGGTTTCAGGTGGGTGAACCCTGGTGGTGGGTGATGCCCGCCGATGGGCGCATATGCCTCTATGACGACGCGGCGCGGGCGGCCTTTGGCGGCGATCCGGTGGCGATTCCCGATGTGCGGGGGGAACTGGATGCGGCGCAATGCGCGCTGCTGGATCAGGCGGGCGCGGTGTTGGCGGCATCGACGGCGGCCTTGTGCGCGGCGGTGAAGGCGGCGGTGCCGGAGGCGGTGACGCATTTGCTGGCCTATCTGCCGACGATATTGGACCCGCAGGCCCCGGAGGCCAAGCGGGCGAACATGCCGCTGGGCTGGGCAGCGCCTGCCTTCGATGTGCTGCAACTGGAAGATTATGACTGGGTGACGGAAGGGCGGCCCGCGCGGACGGCGCAGGGGGTGGCGCTGGCGACGGCGCGGCTCGGCTATCCGGTGGACGAGCAGCATTATTTGTCGGGCTTCGTGCTGATGCCGGAACAGGCCGCGCAGTGGCGGGAGATCGTGGCGGCGGCGCAGGCGTCGGTGGCGCGGGGGAGCGCGGCGACCTTTATCTGGGCGCTGCCGCAAATATGCCGCGATGGCCTGACGCTTTTCAGGCGGGATGGGGAGGATGCGATGCAAGCCTTTGACGATGTAGTCTTTCCTCTGGGAATAGGGCGGGAGGCGAGCGTGTCGCCCGCCTTTTCGACGCAGATCGTGGAAAGCCCGTCCGGGCATGAGCGGCGCAGCAGTGATTGGGCGGATGCGCGGCTGTCGTTCGACGCGGGGCCGGGGGTGCGGAGCGAGGCGGATATTGCCACGCTGATCGCTTTCTTTCGCGCGCGACGGGGAGCGGCGCGGGGGTTTCGCTTTGCCGACCCCTATGATGATCGCAGCGGCGCGCCGGGGAGCGTGCCGGGGCCGCTGGATCAGAGGCTGGGGATGGGCGACGGGGTGCGGACCAGCTTCCAACTGATGCGCCATTATGGGGTCGGCGCGGAGGCGCAGGGGCGGATTATCACCCGGCCGGTAGCGGGGACGATCCGGGTGGCGGCCGATGGGGTCGAGATGAGCAGCGGATGGAGCCATGCCGGGCTGGGGGTGATAGCGTTCGACGCGGCACCGGCGGACGGCGTGCTGCTGACCGCCGGGTTCCGCTTCGACGTGCCGGTGCGCTTTGCCGAGGACCGGATCGACATCAACCGCGCGACCTTTGCCGCCGGGGAAGCGCCGTCGGTGCCGTTGGTGGAGATACGCGAATGA
- a CDS encoding tail tape measure protein — protein MDEEIETLVVRVRADRQGLSREVEAMRAGLEGPLGEGAERAGRRIEQGLMRAVRTGKFGFEDLRRIALSVLDEIAAGAVRGAVGGGSSGGGLVSLGASLLTAALGLPGRATGGPVAPGRAYMVGERGPEMFVPTSSGQVVAGGGGARDVRVSIAVNGRGGESEPRLLARSARQVARAVKGALG, from the coding sequence ATGGACGAGGAAATCGAGACGCTGGTGGTGCGGGTTCGGGCGGATAGGCAGGGGTTGAGCCGCGAGGTCGAGGCGATGCGGGCGGGGCTGGAGGGGCCGTTGGGCGAGGGGGCCGAACGGGCCGGGCGGCGGATCGAGCAGGGGCTGATGCGGGCGGTAAGGACCGGCAAGTTCGGGTTCGAGGATTTGCGGCGGATCGCGCTGTCGGTGCTGGACGAGATTGCGGCGGGCGCGGTGCGTGGCGCGGTCGGCGGCGGTAGTAGCGGCGGCGGGCTGGTGAGTTTGGGCGCGTCGCTGCTGACGGCGGCGCTGGGGCTGCCGGGGCGGGCGACGGGCGGGCCGGTCGCGCCGGGGCGGGCCTATATGGTGGGCGAGCGCGGGCCGGAAATGTTCGTGCCGACGAGCAGCGGGCAGGTGGTCGCGGGCGGCGGCGGTGCGCGTGACGTGCGGGTGAGCATCGCGGTCAACGGGCGGGGCGGCGAGAGCGAGCCGCGCTTGCTGGCGCGGAGTGCGCGGCAGGTGGCGCGGGCGGTGAAGGGGGCGCTGGGCTGA
- a CDS encoding phage tail assembly chaperone, producing MTRFAEGARRLAGVAGWLLGWRPEEFWRATPAELAAVLGAALGEDEGEVGVDGRELVRLMGVMPD from the coding sequence ATGACGCGCTTTGCCGAGGGCGCGCGGCGGCTGGCGGGGGTGGCCGGGTGGTTGCTTGGCTGGCGGCCGGAGGAGTTTTGGCGCGCGACGCCGGCGGAGTTGGCGGCGGTGTTGGGCGCGGCGTTGGGGGAGGATGAGGGTGAGGTTGGGGTGGATGGGCGTGAGTTGGTGCGGTTGATGGGGGTGATGCCGGATTGA
- a CDS encoding gene transfer agent family protein: protein MSGVVNPERGEAALEIGGEVVALRPSFGALVAAEAELGPLFDLVERAADGKLSLGDMAALFWHCLVDRERMDRETLGEAMLVVGLARLTPVLKAILQQILAGK, encoded by the coding sequence ATGAGCGGGGTTGTGAACCCTGAAAGGGGCGAGGCGGCGCTGGAGATTGGCGGCGAGGTGGTTGCGTTGCGGCCGAGTTTCGGGGCGCTGGTGGCGGCGGAAGCCGAACTGGGGCCGTTGTTCGACCTGGTCGAGCGGGCGGCGGACGGGAAACTGTCGCTGGGCGATATGGCGGCTTTGTTCTGGCACTGTCTGGTCGATCGCGAGCGGATGGACCGGGAGACGCTGGGCGAGGCAATGCTTGTCGTTGGGCTGGCGCGACTGACGCCGGTGCTGAAGGCGATTTTGCAGCAGATATTGGCGGGGAAATGA
- the gp17 gene encoding tail completion protein gp17, whose amino-acid sequence MSAELAVRSAVIAALRADGLLMAGLNGLYDGEPVRASAPYGHVGECIGTEWGGKQVEGREVRLTIGFQDAGETPGRLAAMIGRIDPAIGAVQPSEGWRIVTARLVRSRMMRSGGKPPSGWQAVIDYRLRAVWEGG is encoded by the coding sequence ATGAGCGCGGAACTGGCGGTGCGCAGCGCGGTGATCGCGGCGTTGCGGGCGGATGGCCTGCTGATGGCGGGGCTGAACGGCCTGTATGACGGCGAGCCGGTGCGGGCGAGTGCGCCCTATGGTCATGTCGGCGAGTGCATCGGCACCGAGTGGGGCGGCAAGCAGGTCGAGGGGCGCGAAGTGCGGTTGACCATCGGGTTCCAGGATGCGGGCGAGACGCCGGGGCGGCTGGCGGCGATGATCGGGCGGATCGATCCGGCGATCGGTGCGGTGCAGCCAAGTGAGGGGTGGCGGATCGTTACGGCGCGGCTGGTGCGGTCGCGGATGATGCGGAGTGGAGGCAAGCCGCCGAGCGGGTGGCAGGCGGTGATCGACTATCGGCTAAGGGCGGTTTGGGAGGGGGGCTAG
- a CDS encoding head-tail connector protein, which yields MLAQEESGALAASLDELKAYLRIETDNEDAVLAGLLRGAATLCEQFVGQWLIVRSAREMVAARQGWQRLGARPVMAIEAVEAVDGDGVAQALPVDAYAIDIDAAGDGWVRSTRADERRRLAVRYRAGMAAEMNGLPQALRQGIVRLAAEHFLARGNEGGAPPAVVSALWRPFRRMRLA from the coding sequence ATGCTGGCGCAGGAGGAGAGCGGGGCGCTGGCGGCGTCGCTGGATGAACTCAAGGCCTATTTGCGGATCGAGACGGATAACGAGGATGCGGTGCTGGCGGGGTTGCTGCGCGGTGCGGCGACGCTGTGCGAGCAATTTGTCGGCCAGTGGCTGATCGTGCGGAGTGCGCGCGAGATGGTGGCGGCGCGCCAGGGCTGGCAGCGGCTCGGCGCGCGGCCGGTGATGGCGATCGAGGCGGTCGAGGCGGTGGACGGCGACGGGGTGGCGCAGGCGCTGCCGGTCGATGCCTATGCGATCGACATCGATGCGGCGGGCGATGGCTGGGTGCGATCGACGCGGGCGGACGAGCGGCGGCGGCTGGCGGTGCGCTATCGCGCGGGAATGGCGGCGGAGATGAACGGCCTTCCGCAAGCGTTGCGGCAGGGGATCGTCCGGCTGGCGGCGGAGCATTTCTTGGCGCGGGGGAATGAGGGCGGTGCGCCGCCCGCGGTGGTGAGCGCGCTGTGGCGGCCGTTCCGGCGGATGCGGCTGGCATGA
- a CDS encoding phage fiber-tail adaptor protein, which translates to MSLIAKDPQARIDHAIDWSAYLAGQSVIASVWSVSPAGGLSVEEAAFEPGRTSVRVSGGAVGQLYRLTNRVTLSDGQVDERSVTVRVEER; encoded by the coding sequence ATGAGCCTGATTGCCAAAGATCCGCAGGCGCGGATCGACCATGCAATCGACTGGTCCGCCTATCTGGCGGGGCAGAGCGTGATTGCGAGTGTGTGGAGCGTCAGCCCGGCGGGTGGCCTGTCGGTGGAGGAGGCCGCGTTCGAGCCGGGGCGGACCAGCGTGCGGGTGAGCGGTGGGGCGGTGGGGCAGCTTTATCGGCTGACCAACCGCGTCACTTTGTCCGACGGGCAGGTGGATGAGCGGTCGGTGACGGTCAGGGTGGAGGAACGCTGA